One Stenotrophomonas oahuensis genomic region harbors:
- a CDS encoding low molecular weight protein tyrosine phosphatase family protein, whose amino-acid sequence MTRNVLFLCSQNRLRSPTAEQVFADWPGIETASAGLLADADVPVSPELLQWADLIFVMERAHRNRLSSRYRQWLNGKRVICLDIPDDYDFMDPVLVELLKRRVTPYLR is encoded by the coding sequence GTGACCCGTAACGTCCTGTTCCTCTGCAGCCAGAACCGCCTGCGCAGCCCCACGGCTGAGCAGGTGTTCGCCGACTGGCCGGGCATTGAAACCGCCTCGGCCGGCCTGCTGGCCGACGCCGACGTGCCGGTCAGCCCGGAGCTGCTGCAGTGGGCGGACCTGATCTTCGTGATGGAGCGCGCCCACCGCAACCGGCTGTCCAGCCGGTACCGGCAGTGGTTGAACGGCAAGCGCGTCATCTGCCTGGACATCCCGGACGATTACGACTTCATGGACCCGGTTCTGGTGGAGCTGTTGAAGCGCAGGGTGACGCCGTACCTGCGCTGA
- the uvrD gene encoding DNA helicase II — protein MDVSHLLDGLNPAQREAVSAPPGHHLVLAGAGSGKTRVLTHRIAWLHEVFGVPTHGIFAVTFTNKAAGEMRHRIDAQLPHGSRGMWIGTFHGLAHRLLRLHFAEAKLPDSFQVLDSDDQLRLVKRVVQQLEIDDGKYPPKQIAWWINEQKDEGRRPQHIQPEPSDHWLETMRQAYAAYQERCDRAGLVDFAELLLRAHELLRDNPALLAHYRSRFREILVDEFQDTNAIQYAFVRVLAGDSGHVFVVGDDDQAIYGWRGAKVENVQRFLKDFPGAQTVRLEQNYRSTANILGAANAVIAHNPDRIGKELWTDSGDGEPIDLYAAYNEMDEARYVVERARQWVRDGGSYADAAVLYRSNAQSRAFEEALISEQVPYRVYGGMRFFERAEIKDALAYLRLMTNRDDDAAFERAVNTPTRGIGDRTLDEVRRLARSQAISLWEATMLTAQGNELAARARNALAGFLTLVNQLQHEAGEMTLAERIDHVLLRSGLRDHWAKESRNSLDSESRSDNLDELISVASRFVRREDDIEESGETMSELVAFLSYASLEAGDGQAQAGEEGVQLMTLHSAKGLEFPLVFLAGMEDGLFPSARSLEESGRLEEERRLAYVGITRARQKLVLSYAESRRIHGQDNYNVPSRFLREIPRELLNEVRPKVQVARPASLGANRVMGHAAIEAPPLKLGAMVTHARFGEGMVTDYEGSGAHARVQVEFAEAGSKWLVMAYANLTVL, from the coding sequence ATGGATGTCTCCCACCTGCTCGACGGGCTCAACCCCGCCCAGCGCGAGGCCGTGTCCGCCCCGCCCGGCCACCATCTGGTGTTGGCCGGTGCCGGTTCCGGCAAGACCCGCGTACTGACCCACCGCATCGCCTGGCTGCATGAAGTCTTCGGCGTGCCTACCCATGGCATTTTCGCGGTCACCTTCACCAACAAGGCCGCCGGTGAAATGCGCCACCGCATCGACGCGCAGCTGCCGCACGGCAGCCGCGGCATGTGGATCGGCACCTTCCACGGCCTGGCCCACCGCCTGCTGCGCCTGCATTTCGCTGAAGCCAAGCTGCCCGACAGCTTCCAGGTGCTGGATTCGGACGACCAGCTGCGACTGGTCAAGCGCGTGGTGCAGCAGCTGGAAATCGACGACGGCAAGTACCCGCCCAAGCAGATTGCCTGGTGGATCAACGAGCAGAAAGACGAAGGCCGCCGCCCGCAGCACATCCAGCCCGAGCCCAGCGACCACTGGCTGGAGACCATGCGCCAGGCCTACGCGGCCTACCAGGAGCGCTGCGACCGCGCCGGGCTGGTGGATTTCGCCGAGCTGCTGCTCCGCGCGCATGAGCTGCTGCGCGACAACCCGGCGTTGCTGGCGCACTACCGTTCACGCTTCCGCGAGATTCTGGTGGACGAGTTCCAGGACACCAATGCCATCCAGTACGCCTTCGTGCGCGTGCTGGCCGGCGACAGCGGCCACGTCTTCGTGGTCGGCGACGACGACCAGGCCATCTACGGCTGGCGTGGTGCCAAGGTGGAGAACGTCCAGCGCTTCCTGAAAGACTTCCCCGGCGCGCAGACCGTGCGCCTGGAGCAGAACTACCGTTCCACCGCCAACATCCTCGGCGCGGCCAATGCGGTGATCGCACACAACCCCGACCGCATCGGCAAGGAACTGTGGACCGACAGCGGCGACGGCGAGCCGATCGACCTGTACGCGGCGTACAACGAAATGGACGAAGCGCGTTACGTGGTCGAGCGAGCGCGCCAGTGGGTGCGAGACGGCGGCAGCTATGCCGACGCCGCCGTTCTGTACCGCAGCAACGCGCAGTCGCGCGCGTTTGAAGAAGCGCTGATCTCCGAGCAGGTGCCGTACCGTGTGTATGGCGGCATGCGCTTCTTCGAGCGCGCCGAAATCAAGGACGCGCTGGCTTACCTGCGCTTGATGACCAACCGCGATGACGACGCCGCCTTCGAGCGCGCGGTGAACACGCCGACGCGCGGCATTGGCGACCGCACCCTGGACGAAGTGCGCCGGCTGGCCCGCAGCCAGGCGATCTCGCTGTGGGAAGCCACCATGCTCACCGCGCAGGGCAACGAGCTGGCCGCCCGCGCCCGCAACGCGCTGGCTGGGTTCCTCACCCTGGTCAACCAGCTGCAGCACGAAGCCGGTGAGATGACCCTGGCCGAGCGCATCGACCATGTACTGCTGCGTTCGGGCCTGCGTGATCACTGGGCCAAGGAAAGTCGCAATTCTCTGGATTCCGAATCGCGTTCGGACAACCTGGACGAACTGATCTCGGTGGCGTCGCGCTTTGTTCGCCGCGAGGACGACATCGAGGAATCCGGCGAGACCATGAGCGAGCTGGTCGCGTTCCTGTCCTACGCGTCGTTGGAGGCGGGCGACGGCCAGGCCCAGGCGGGCGAGGAGGGCGTGCAGCTGATGACCCTGCATTCGGCCAAGGGCCTGGAGTTCCCGCTGGTGTTCCTGGCCGGCATGGAAGACGGACTATTCCCCAGCGCTCGTTCGCTGGAGGAGAGCGGGCGGCTGGAGGAGGAGCGCCGCCTGGCCTACGTGGGCATCACCCGCGCGCGGCAGAAGCTGGTGCTCAGTTACGCCGAGTCGCGCCGCATCCACGGCCAGGACAACTACAACGTGCCCTCGCGCTTCCTGCGCGAGATCCCGCGCGAGCTGCTCAACGAAGTGAGGCCGAAGGTGCAGGTGGCCCGTCCGGCTTCGCTGGGGGCCAACCGGGTAATGGGCCATGCCGCCATCGAAGCGCCGCCGTTGAAGCTGGGGGCCATGGTCACCCACGCCCGCTTCGGCGAAGGCATGGTCACCGACTACGAAGGCAGCGGCGCGCACGCGCGCGTGCAGGTGGAGTTCGCCGAAGCTGGTAGCAAGTGGCTGGTGATGGCCTACGCCAATCTGACGGTCCTGTGA